A window of the Bufo gargarizans isolate SCDJY-AF-19 chromosome 1, ASM1485885v1, whole genome shotgun sequence genome harbors these coding sequences:
- the LOC122931019 gene encoding uncharacterized protein LOC122931019 has product MSQSQTSYKTRSKASRSARSSAVSNATAIARAEAEAAKARAAFAEQEMQLKLRQATFEAEKASQQAALEKLSAQKEAAAAIAKAEALEALFYPDDERCSGPANLDLIHQDSLQRTSEYVHRHSRMIDTLQPTEDLQQDLIDGFHRTRLTATPEVQDKSLTRRPEDNPGNELSRDHPPSHQEFQPAHNVPETSFFVPRRSSFT; this is encoded by the exons ATGTCACAAAGCCAAACTTCTTACAAGACAAGGTCTAAGGCCAGTCGCTCTGCAAGATCCTCAGCAGTCAGCAATGCCACCGCCATTGCACGTGCAGAAGCGGAGGCGGCAAAAGCACGCGCTGCCTTTGCAGAgcaagagatgcaactaaagctACGTCAAGCAACATTTGAAGCTGAAAAGGCAAGTCAGCAAGCGGCACTGGAGAAGCTCTCAGCGCAGAAGGAAGCTGCCGCAGCCATTGCCAAAGCAGAGGCCCTGGAAGCACTCTTTTACCCAGACGACGAAAGATGCAGCGGTCCAGCCAACCTAGATCTCATCCATCAAGATTCCCTGCAGCGCACTTCAGAGTATGTCCATCGACATTCCAGAATGATCGACACTCTCCAGCCGACAGAAGATCTTCAACAAGACCTCATCGACGGATTTCATCGAACTCGCCTCACAGCAACCCCGGAAGTCCAGGATAAGTCTCTAACCCGCAGGCCAGAGGACAATCCAGGAAATGAACTAAGTAGGGACCACCCGCCTTCTCATCAGGAGTTCCAGCCTGCGCATAATGTTCCAGAAACATCCTTTTTCGTGCCTAGAAG GTCTTCCTTCACGTAG